The following are encoded in a window of Streptococcus pasteurianus genomic DNA:
- the macP gene encoding cell wall synthase accessory phosphoprotein MacP, with protein sequence MGKPLLTDEIIERANRGEIFYDDQYLEDDEETKVIRTDLYDTIVPYEEEEEETQGFLDKWKDRKKKDQYVYKSRRIENAKRSKFQRKLNLIMFVVIVLLIALFFAVFNL encoded by the coding sequence ATGGGAAAACCACTTTTAACAGACGAGATAATCGAACGTGCTAACCGTGGTGAAATTTTTTATGATGACCAGTATCTAGAGGATGACGAGGAGACAAAAGTTATTCGTACAGACCTTTATGACACCATTGTGCCATATGAAGAAGAGGAAGAAGAAACCCAAGGATTTCTGGATAAATGGAAAGATCGTAAGAAAAAAGACCAATACGTTTATAAAAGTCGTCGCATTGAAAATGCTAAACGTAGCAAGTTTCAACGAAAACTTAATCTAATCATGTTTGTGGTTATTGTTTTATTAATTGCACTCTTTTTCGCGGTGTTTAATCTCTAA
- a CDS encoding GH92 family glycosyl hydrolase, protein MIIHTIDTRHGTANDATFSHGNCLPYTGLPWGMNYFAPSTANNRGAWWFHPNDRTFEGYRITHQPSPWMGDFSHLTMTPISGLVKDLSLYHITSSYRPEEAIFNPTRLKITQCRYQITSELIPSMYGGLLDITYKDTQASENGLVLHLPGQYKVAQEDSNLLSLSVINFADCEDKNFTFYCILKTSQPFTISEQKTTEENGAVQLHFGDSQQISIHFATSFISQEQAQLNLKREQDWSKEDYLTKAEAAWEDLLSRIQIEHHNQDEVSTFYHNFYRTFLFPQTFYEYDKDNRKIHYDTTSKSIKTGPLYTNNGFWDTFRTVYPLYSLIATEQYSDMLEGFLNSYRETGFLPKWLSPDERGLMPGTLIDAVIADAASKEIRLDLMPEFLDAMIKGATVQSSKTNYGRRGTKDYLQLGYVPLNHHESVNHTLDYAFSDYCISQVAKKLGKDDIAQKYAQQAKNYRNIFDPVTGFMRAKDTDGNFRPNFLPTRWGRDYAEGSAWQTSWSVLHDFAGLISCYGSSEAFEKKLIKLCNQRPDFNVEGYGFEIHEMSELAALEFGQVAISNQPSFHYPYLFSYIGKPWMATPLLRQLMTETFNNGYEGYPGDEDNGTTAAWYIFSSLGFYPVTAASNQYVLGIPLWDKAIINLSSGKQLTILAQPNAPQQLFVDHIDLNKKTITETFLNHDDIIKGGELSFELGIVPNPRSYTANELPYSMTTDTTNTSND, encoded by the coding sequence ATGATTATTCATACTATCGACACACGTCATGGCACTGCAAATGATGCTACTTTTTCACATGGAAACTGCCTCCCTTACACGGGACTTCCTTGGGGGATGAATTATTTCGCCCCCTCGACTGCTAACAACCGGGGGGCTTGGTGGTTTCATCCAAACGATCGAACCTTTGAAGGGTATCGCATAACTCATCAACCAAGTCCATGGATGGGAGATTTTTCACATCTCACTATGACTCCTATTTCGGGCTTGGTAAAAGACCTTTCTTTATACCATATTACAAGTTCCTACCGACCAGAAGAAGCTATTTTTAATCCTACACGATTAAAAATCACTCAATGTCGCTACCAAATCACTTCTGAATTGATTCCATCTATGTATGGTGGTTTACTTGACATTACCTATAAAGACACTCAAGCAAGCGAAAATGGACTCGTGCTTCATCTTCCAGGTCAATATAAAGTAGCTCAAGAAGACTCTAATCTTCTCAGTCTTTCAGTTATTAATTTTGCCGACTGCGAAGATAAAAATTTCACTTTCTACTGCATTCTAAAAACTAGCCAACCTTTTACAATAAGTGAACAGAAAACGACGGAAGAAAATGGAGCTGTTCAGTTACATTTCGGCGATTCTCAACAAATTAGTATCCACTTTGCAACTTCTTTTATCTCACAAGAACAGGCCCAGCTTAATCTCAAACGTGAACAAGATTGGTCTAAAGAAGATTATCTTACCAAAGCTGAAGCCGCTTGGGAGGATTTACTTTCACGTATTCAGATTGAACACCATAACCAAGATGAAGTTTCTACTTTCTACCATAACTTCTATCGTACTTTCCTGTTTCCTCAAACATTTTATGAATACGATAAGGATAATCGGAAAATTCATTATGATACTACTTCTAAAAGCATTAAAACAGGACCACTTTACACCAATAATGGATTTTGGGATACTTTCAGAACTGTCTATCCACTATACAGCCTAATTGCAACAGAACAGTATAGTGATATGCTAGAAGGATTTCTTAACAGTTATCGTGAGACAGGCTTTTTACCAAAATGGCTCTCTCCAGATGAACGTGGCCTTATGCCCGGTACTTTAATTGATGCTGTCATTGCTGATGCAGCTAGTAAGGAAATCCGTCTTGACTTAATGCCTGAATTTTTAGATGCGATGATAAAAGGGGCAACTGTTCAATCAAGCAAAACAAATTACGGTCGACGCGGTACTAAAGATTACTTGCAACTAGGCTATGTACCACTCAATCACCATGAGTCTGTTAACCACACTCTGGATTATGCTTTCTCTGATTATTGTATTTCACAAGTTGCTAAAAAACTAGGAAAAGATGATATAGCTCAAAAATATGCCCAACAAGCCAAAAATTATCGTAATATCTTTGATCCTGTTACTGGTTTTATGCGTGCTAAAGATACTGATGGCAATTTCCGTCCTAATTTTCTCCCTACAAGATGGGGGAGAGACTACGCCGAGGGTTCTGCTTGGCAAACTTCTTGGTCAGTTTTACATGATTTTGCTGGACTTATTAGTTGCTATGGTTCCTCTGAAGCTTTTGAGAAAAAATTAATTAAATTATGTAATCAGCGACCAGATTTCAATGTAGAAGGGTATGGTTTTGAAATCCATGAAATGAGCGAGTTAGCAGCACTCGAATTTGGTCAAGTTGCTATTTCGAATCAGCCAAGCTTTCATTATCCCTATCTTTTTAGCTATATCGGAAAACCTTGGATGGCTACTCCTTTATTACGACAACTTATGACAGAGACTTTTAACAACGGTTATGAAGGATATCCAGGTGACGAAGATAACGGTACAACTGCTGCCTGGTACATTTTCTCTAGCCTTGGTTTTTATCCAGTTACTGCTGCTTCAAACCAATATGTACTCGGTATTCCTCTTTGGGACAAAGCTATTATCAACCTATCTTCTGGAAAACAACTGACTATTCTCGCTCAACCAAACGCTCCTCAACAACTATTTGTTGATCACATTGATCTTAATAAGAAAACTATCACAGAAACTTTCTTAAACCATGATGATATCATCAAGGGAGGGGAGCTGTCATTTGAACTAGGAATTGTACCAAATCCACGTTCTTATACAGCAAATGAACTCCCCTATTCTATGACAACTGATACCACTAACACCTCAAATGATTAA
- a CDS encoding 5'-methylthioadenosine/adenosylhomocysteine nucleosidase produces MKIGIIAAMEQELKLLVEHLENKVEHQVLGNTYYEGKLGNHDVVLVQSGVGKVMSAMSVAVLADHFGVDALINTGSAGAVATGLNIGDVVVADKLVYHDVDLTAFGYDYGQMSMQPLYFESDKGFIDTFEQVLNKANVASKIGLIATGDSFIAGQDKIDAIKAAFPEVQAVEMEGAAIAQAAHSLNKPFIVVRAMSDTAAHDANITFDEFIIEAGKQSAKILMAFLEKLA; encoded by the coding sequence ATGAAAATTGGAATTATTGCAGCAATGGAGCAGGAATTAAAGCTTCTTGTGGAACATTTGGAAAACAAAGTTGAACATCAAGTTCTAGGGAATACTTATTATGAAGGTAAACTTGGAAATCATGATGTTGTTCTTGTCCAATCAGGTGTTGGAAAGGTGATGTCAGCGATGTCTGTAGCTGTTCTTGCCGATCATTTTGGTGTTGATGCTCTTATTAACACAGGGTCAGCTGGTGCTGTTGCTACGGGTTTAAATATTGGTGATGTTGTCGTTGCTGATAAATTAGTTTATCATGACGTTGATTTAACAGCTTTTGGCTATGATTATGGTCAAATGTCAATGCAACCTCTTTACTTTGAGTCAGACAAAGGCTTTATTGACACTTTTGAACAAGTCTTAAACAAAGCTAACGTCGCTAGTAAAATTGGTTTGATTGCAACTGGGGATTCTTTTATCGCTGGCCAAGATAAAATTGATGCCATTAAAGCAGCATTTCCAGAAGTTCAAGCTGTTGAAATGGAAGGTGCTGCGATTGCGCAAGCTGCCCACAGTTTGAACAAACCATTTATCGTTGTTCGTGCCATGTCTGACACAGCAGCCCATGATGCCAATATTACATTTGATGAATTTATCATCGAAGCTGGTAAACAATCTGCCAAAATTTTAATGGCATTTTTGGAAAAATTAGCGTAG